One Candidatus Tumulicola sp. genomic window carries:
- a CDS encoding DNRLRE domain-containing protein — protein sequence MRIALIFAVLAALVVGLRSPAAAGITSASLTATSPTTYTGPCPTTVSFHGTVTGTSGTTFSLGFNRYISGAQQIADQGSQIIPAGGTFSINDSVPISASATASTFDQIWVHGIKGGQPDVYSNKVNFSVTCGAPPPPAPAAPTNLKTTTNPGVCGDHVAPLFGGLICGAALSEGDLVLVWDYPDVNTVDGFRIYQVSGGTHTLVDHQSGMTGKALSIKAANAKNLCYVVRAYKGSSESADSNSTCTPTIGIVNFSTIKLPMNGYRYNFHFSHEWFDSTFCLYTRGLGPSFAPSGQQILVGFENFWDAGTQPVACYEKIDHAYRTAIKFDMGPLAGKSIWKATLSFMNQKTNANAAAPATCLSEMMYGINDWSGSTDLIQGESYRDFPTGTNVNVNNPSVKIANSTNYQIDVSDAVRAWVLGSRPNFGFVFRGPNEGYARNNDQCGSFFGNVSLSVQVFN from the coding sequence TTGAGAATCGCGCTCATTTTCGCTGTCTTGGCCGCGCTCGTCGTCGGCCTCCGTTCGCCCGCCGCGGCCGGCATCACAAGTGCTTCGCTCACCGCGACATCGCCGACGACCTACACGGGGCCGTGCCCGACGACGGTGTCCTTCCACGGCACCGTGACGGGAACGTCCGGCACGACGTTCTCGCTGGGATTCAACCGCTACATCAGCGGTGCGCAGCAAATAGCCGACCAGGGTAGTCAGATCATCCCCGCCGGCGGCACTTTTTCGATCAACGACTCCGTACCCATCAGCGCCAGCGCGACCGCCTCGACGTTCGACCAAATATGGGTGCACGGGATCAAAGGCGGCCAGCCTGACGTTTACAGCAACAAAGTCAATTTCTCGGTGACCTGCGGTGCCCCGCCCCCGCCGGCTCCGGCCGCGCCGACCAACCTTAAGACGACTACCAATCCGGGCGTTTGCGGCGATCACGTGGCGCCGTTGTTCGGCGGCCTCATCTGTGGCGCCGCGCTGAGCGAGGGCGACCTCGTCCTTGTCTGGGATTATCCGGACGTGAACACGGTCGACGGCTTCCGGATCTATCAGGTCTCCGGCGGCACGCACACGCTGGTCGACCATCAGTCCGGCATGACCGGCAAAGCGCTCAGCATCAAGGCCGCCAATGCGAAGAACCTGTGCTACGTGGTTCGTGCGTACAAGGGCAGCAGCGAATCCGCTGACAGCAATTCGACCTGCACGCCCACCATCGGCATCGTTAATTTCTCGACCATCAAGCTGCCGATGAACGGCTATCGCTACAACTTCCATTTCAGCCACGAATGGTTCGATTCGACTTTCTGTCTCTACACGCGCGGCCTTGGACCGAGCTTCGCGCCATCGGGGCAGCAGATACTGGTCGGATTCGAAAATTTCTGGGATGCGGGCACGCAACCGGTTGCCTGCTATGAGAAGATCGATCACGCCTATCGCACCGCCATCAAGTTCGACATGGGTCCGCTTGCCGGCAAGAGCATCTGGAAAGCCACGCTGAGCTTCATGAACCAGAAGACCAACGCGAACGCGGCTGCGCCGGCGACGTGTCTCTCGGAGATGATGTACGGCATCAACGACTGGAGCGGCTCGACGGACCTCATCCAGGGCGAGTCTTACCGCGACTTTCCGACGGGGACCAACGTCAACGTCAACAACCCTTCGGTGAAGATCGCCAACAGCACAAACTACCAGATCGACGTGAGCGATGCGGTGCGCGCATGGGTGCTCGGAAGCCGGCCGAACTTCGGGTTCGTCTTCCGCGGTCCTAACGAGGGCTATGCGAGGAACAACGACCAGTGCGGCAGCTTCTTCGGCAACGTGAGTCTGTCTGTCCAGGTCTTCAACTAG
- a CDS encoding ABC transporter ATP-binding protein, which produces MRPRLRPLASITEAITARGVEMVYDSGAERVHALKDVSLDVHRGEMLLLSGPSGSGKTTLLSVLGGILTPTAGVVTFFGTELTQLRRSKLAYFRLRNIGFIFQGFNLFSALTALENVELGLSIKGIRGKAARARARELLEEVGLGDRVACRPRDLSGGEKQRVAIARALVGSPAVLIADEPTSSLDAASGHKVIELLRTLAKRNGATVLIATHDPRIEDVVDRVVSLDDGLVKAPAHAEPAAASPIARTSE; this is translated from the coding sequence ATGCGACCGCGCCTTCGTCCGCTCGCGTCGATCACCGAAGCCATCACCGCGCGAGGCGTGGAGATGGTCTACGATTCCGGCGCCGAGCGCGTGCACGCGCTCAAAGACGTCTCGCTCGACGTTCATCGCGGCGAGATGCTCTTGCTCAGCGGTCCATCGGGCTCCGGTAAGACGACGCTGCTTTCCGTGCTCGGCGGCATTCTCACCCCGACCGCCGGCGTCGTAACGTTTTTTGGGACCGAGCTGACGCAACTGCGGCGTTCGAAGCTCGCTTACTTCCGGCTGCGCAATATCGGCTTCATCTTTCAAGGCTTCAACCTTTTCAGCGCGCTCACCGCATTGGAAAACGTCGAGCTCGGGCTCAGCATCAAGGGCATCCGCGGAAAGGCCGCGCGCGCGCGCGCGCGAGAGCTCTTGGAGGAGGTCGGCCTCGGAGACAGGGTCGCGTGCCGGCCTCGTGACCTTTCCGGCGGCGAGAAGCAGCGGGTCGCCATCGCACGCGCGCTTGTAGGCTCACCCGCGGTGCTGATCGCGGACGAGCCGACCTCGTCGCTCGACGCCGCAAGCGGGCATAAGGTGATCGAGTTGCTGCGCACGCTTGCCAAGCGAAATGGCGCGACGGTTCTCATCGCGACCCACGATCCTCGCATCGAAGACGTCGTCGATCGCGTCGTGAGTCTCGACGACGGCCTGGTCAAAGCGCCGGCGCACGCGGAGCCGGCTGCAGCTTCACCAATAGCACGGACTTCAGAATAG
- a CDS encoding alpha/beta hydrolase — MAQADEIATFHPPRAGRPTVVLLATLVAGAWVWTDAVRALRERGFGCLVLKHPYAAEHASVAPLVSQTFELMDHFEIERATLIGASLGSLVAIECAIAHPERVATLVISGAPTRERPELGIVNTGKVTLPNAFHIAGKLVADRDCVSHAVIEETFRYFSDRRRLTNLVRLLRESSEYDTAVRLPMVQCDVLMVWGEDDEISNCEGFARLAPLVRRGSFVRLAGCGHSPMVERPDEFNAALFTHLAAVSDVNVSRST, encoded by the coding sequence GTGGCGCAAGCTGACGAAATCGCGACGTTCCATCCTCCGCGAGCCGGACGACCGACGGTCGTGCTGCTCGCCACGCTGGTCGCGGGCGCTTGGGTGTGGACCGATGCCGTTCGCGCGTTGCGCGAACGCGGTTTCGGTTGTCTCGTCCTCAAGCACCCCTATGCGGCCGAGCACGCCAGCGTCGCTCCGCTCGTCTCGCAAACGTTTGAGCTCATGGACCACTTCGAGATCGAGCGCGCGACGCTGATCGGCGCTTCGCTCGGCTCGCTCGTCGCGATCGAATGCGCCATCGCGCATCCCGAGCGCGTCGCGACGCTCGTCATCAGCGGCGCACCCACGCGTGAGCGGCCCGAGCTCGGCATCGTCAACACCGGCAAGGTGACGCTGCCAAATGCGTTTCACATCGCGGGCAAGCTCGTGGCCGATCGCGACTGCGTCAGCCATGCGGTCATCGAGGAGACGTTTCGCTATTTCAGCGACCGGCGGCGTTTGACGAACCTGGTCCGGCTGCTGCGAGAGAGCAGCGAGTACGACACCGCCGTACGCCTGCCGATGGTCCAATGCGACGTGCTGATGGTGTGGGGCGAAGACGACGAGATCAGCAACTGTGAAGGCTTCGCGCGCTTGGCGCCGCTCGTGCGGCGCGGGTCATTCGTGCGGCTGGCCGGCTGCGGTCATTCGCCGATGGTGGAAAGGCCTGACGAGTTCAACGCCGCGTTGTTCACGCATCTCGCGGCTGTGTCGGACGTCAACGTCTCGAGATCGACGTAG
- a CDS encoding SIMPL domain-containing protein (The SIMPL domain is named for its presence in mouse protein SIMPL (signalling molecule that associates with mouse pelle-like kinase). Bacterial member BP26, from Brucella, was shown to assemble into a channel-like structure, while YggE from E. coli has been associated with resistance to oxidative stress.) codes for MPTSDCGSTLDVTGQGTFTRQPDMAQINVSLVANADSADKAMSANNAKYETLKSRVRALGLSDSDVKTTSLNINYFPRPYPQPLPMSGSAVGSPPPAPAAIAQPAPAYPYWQPQLSGYVATRTVVITTLKPDTAASIMDAVSASGVNAVNVQFGLQNQRALYLEAVSLAMKDAKQEARALTSSGDLHLGRVKSVRIEPTYGYPQPMMGRAVRPGVPPVPTEITPQEITVRASVTVTYYIK; via the coding sequence ATGCCGACATCGGACTGTGGATCCACACTCGATGTCACCGGGCAGGGCACCTTTACTCGGCAGCCTGATATGGCCCAGATCAACGTTTCGTTGGTCGCTAACGCGGATTCGGCCGATAAGGCGATGTCCGCGAACAACGCCAAGTACGAAACGCTCAAGTCCCGCGTGCGCGCACTGGGGCTCAGCGACAGCGATGTGAAGACCACCTCGCTGAACATCAATTATTTTCCGCGCCCGTACCCACAGCCGCTCCCCATGTCCGGCTCGGCAGTAGGCTCCCCGCCACCCGCGCCCGCGGCGATCGCGCAACCGGCGCCCGCATACCCATACTGGCAACCGCAGCTAAGCGGTTATGTCGCGACGCGCACCGTCGTGATCACCACACTGAAGCCTGACACCGCGGCGAGTATCATGGATGCGGTCAGCGCGTCAGGCGTCAACGCGGTGAACGTCCAATTCGGCTTGCAAAACCAGCGCGCCCTGTACCTAGAAGCGGTGTCGCTTGCGATGAAAGACGCCAAGCAAGAGGCGCGGGCGCTGACCTCCTCGGGAGATCTTCACCTGGGTCGCGTCAAGAGCGTGCGCATCGAGCCGACCTACGGCTACCCCCAACCGATGATGGGCAGAGCAGTACGTCCGGGCGTGCCGCCGGTCCCGACGGAGATCACGCCGCAGGAGATCACCGTGCGCGCCAGCGTCACGGTCACGTACTACATCAAGTAG
- a CDS encoding Lrp/AsnC family transcriptional regulator, translated as MNDCKDLDHLDIRLLDALQRNARATFAELGELVGLKPPSVHDRVKRLEARGYVRRYAAQLDGRKLGLNLTAFVACFISADTGYDDFTKNVSKIPEVCEVHSVAGEESFLLKVMTKSTAHLDDFLSRMKLVPGIVRTKTTIVLSTPYERQGVALPDIEPAASRRLRSVG; from the coding sequence ATGAACGACTGCAAGGATTTGGACCACCTCGACATCCGCCTGCTTGACGCTCTCCAGCGCAACGCACGGGCGACGTTTGCCGAATTGGGCGAGCTGGTGGGCTTGAAACCCCCCTCGGTGCACGATCGCGTGAAGCGGCTGGAAGCGCGCGGCTACGTGCGCCGTTACGCCGCCCAATTGGACGGCCGCAAACTCGGTCTGAATCTGACCGCCTTCGTCGCATGCTTCATCTCGGCCGACACCGGTTACGACGACTTCACGAAGAACGTCTCCAAGATCCCGGAAGTGTGCGAAGTGCATAGCGTCGCCGGCGAAGAGTCATTCCTGTTGAAAGTCATGACGAAGAGCACGGCGCACTTGGATGATTTCCTCTCCCGCATGAAGCTCGTTCCAGGCATCGTGAGGACCAAGACCACCATCGTGCTGTCAACGCCGTATGAGCGACAGGGCGTCGCGCTGCCGGACATCGAGCCGGCGGCTTCGCGTCGCCTGCGCAGCGTCGGCTAG
- a CDS encoding FtsX-like permease family protein, whose translation MLARKNLLEDRARFLVALAGITFAVCLVTIQTGIYNGFVKSSGIIIDDSSADVWLSSKEMLNVEIAFPMPYGALRAVRKLHSVASAEALIIRAAIWRNGENAIEPIRVVGVDPDGALFASKNISRADALKLKAPDTAIVDAANLKALGITGVGGHGTIDNRDVRIVALTHGTQPIISATFVFTSLESAKVYLSPPTLKGEPPPPRVSLKDRDLISYVLVKMRRYMDPALMKQLLEGTIPNSQGYTAAEMAQHTRSYWLGRTGVGFILSLGALVGIFVGMVVVGQILYTSVSEHIKEYGTLKAMGASDWLFYRLIAMQAVIIAATGFIAGTVLCLWLAWWTSTHRNTLILITPVTALEVFAVTLAMCTIAGLFAIHRVTSVDPAIVFKA comes from the coding sequence GTGCTCGCTCGCAAGAACCTCCTCGAAGACCGAGCGCGCTTCCTCGTCGCGCTGGCCGGTATTACCTTCGCGGTCTGTTTGGTCACTATTCAAACAGGCATCTACAATGGTTTTGTCAAGTCCAGCGGTATCATTATCGATGACTCGAGCGCCGACGTTTGGCTGTCCTCAAAAGAGATGCTCAACGTCGAGATAGCGTTTCCGATGCCGTACGGCGCGCTGCGAGCCGTACGCAAGCTGCACAGCGTGGCCTCCGCAGAAGCGCTCATCATTCGCGCGGCGATATGGCGCAACGGCGAGAACGCGATCGAGCCGATCCGGGTGGTCGGCGTCGATCCGGACGGCGCGCTCTTCGCTTCGAAGAACATCTCGCGCGCGGACGCGCTCAAGTTGAAGGCCCCGGACACCGCCATCGTCGATGCCGCGAATCTGAAAGCGCTCGGCATCACGGGTGTCGGCGGCCATGGCACGATCGACAACCGAGACGTGCGCATCGTCGCCCTCACCCACGGAACGCAACCCATCATCTCGGCGACGTTCGTGTTCACCTCGCTCGAAAGCGCCAAGGTGTACTTGAGCCCGCCGACGCTGAAGGGCGAACCACCGCCGCCACGAGTGAGTCTGAAGGACCGCGACCTCATCAGCTACGTGCTCGTGAAGATGCGGCGATACATGGACCCCGCGCTCATGAAGCAGTTGCTCGAAGGGACGATCCCCAACAGTCAGGGGTATACGGCCGCAGAGATGGCGCAGCACACGCGCTCGTACTGGTTAGGGCGCACCGGCGTCGGCTTCATCCTCAGCCTCGGCGCCCTCGTCGGCATCTTCGTCGGCATGGTCGTCGTCGGGCAGATCCTGTACACGTCGGTGTCGGAGCACATCAAAGAATACGGGACCTTGAAGGCGATGGGAGCATCTGACTGGCTTTTCTATCGGCTCATCGCAATGCAGGCGGTGATCATCGCCGCCACAGGCTTTATCGCAGGGACCGTGCTGTGCCTGTGGCTGGCTTGGTGGACCTCGACCCACCGCAACACTCTGATCCTCATCACGCCGGTCACGGCGCTCGAGGTCTTTGCTGTCACGCTCGCGATGTGCACCATCGCGGGCCTCTTCGCTATCCACCGCGTGACCAGCGTGGACCCGGCGATCGTGTTCAAGGCGTAG
- a CDS encoding isochorismatase family protein, which yields MLIKPTDALVVVDPQNDFLPGGSLAVAEGDRIFAPLNRLMPRFSHVYATRDWHPKNHKYFQAEGGIWPYHCLQGTPGAEFSSQLNASEIDAVVSKGVDPETDGYSGFAGTDLERRLRADGVGRLFIGGLATDFCVKATAIEAKQRGFDVVVLTDAIAAVKLKPEAEDDALRAMRETGCELATSAEVR from the coding sequence ATGCTGATCAAGCCAACCGACGCGCTGGTCGTCGTCGACCCGCAGAACGATTTCCTCCCCGGCGGTTCGCTCGCGGTCGCAGAAGGCGATCGCATCTTCGCCCCGCTCAATCGTCTCATGCCGCGCTTTTCGCATGTGTACGCCACGCGCGACTGGCATCCGAAGAATCACAAGTACTTCCAAGCAGAGGGCGGGATCTGGCCCTACCATTGCCTGCAGGGCACGCCGGGCGCCGAGTTTTCATCACAACTGAATGCGAGCGAGATCGACGCCGTCGTTTCAAAAGGCGTGGATCCCGAAACCGACGGCTACAGCGGCTTTGCCGGCACGGACCTCGAGCGGCGCTTGCGGGCGGACGGCGTCGGGCGCCTTTTCATCGGCGGCCTGGCGACTGACTTTTGCGTCAAGGCGACGGCGATCGAAGCCAAACAGCGCGGCTTCGATGTCGTCGTGCTGACCGATGCTATCGCTGCGGTGAAACTCAAGCCGGAGGCCGAGGACGACGCGCTTCGCGCGATGCGCGAGACCGGCTGCGAACTCGCCACCAGCGCCGAGGTCCGCTAA
- a CDS encoding KamA family radical SAM protein: protein MSETTTTVPIGTEPVIALKPPAGPEAFEHTNIRQGEFWKAIPAYADVDEATFMDHLWQGKQSVKTTEELMATIHGLVPADFYEDVRAGFHRAPMAVRISPYMIASIDWSDPYKDPIRTQFLPLASRLLPDHPRLSLDSLHEQEDAPVPGLVHRYVDKALFLPTNMCPVYCRFCTRSYAIGGDTDMVEKAQLATDPKRWKRAYEYIASRPELQDIVLSGGDAYQLPAKSLKLIGEALLAIPNVRRIRVATKGPAVMPMKILTDAAWTDALESIVEQGRKVGKDVVLHTHFNHPNEITWITEKAMQVLFERAIHVRNQSVLIRGVNDDEHTMRLLVKRLGYLNVHPYYVYMHDMVKGVEDLRTTVQTAIDIEKHVRGWTAGYNTPTFVCDAPGGGGKRDVHSFDHYDRENGIAVYSAPSVKPDQWFLYFDPIDRLGAAAQKRWQDPKEQNEMVRAAIAAAA, encoded by the coding sequence ATGTCGGAAACGACCACCACCGTTCCGATCGGCACGGAGCCGGTCATAGCGCTCAAGCCGCCGGCCGGGCCGGAGGCATTCGAGCACACGAACATCCGCCAGGGCGAATTCTGGAAAGCCATCCCGGCCTACGCCGACGTGGACGAAGCCACGTTCATGGATCACCTCTGGCAGGGCAAGCAGTCCGTCAAGACGACCGAAGAGCTGATGGCCACGATTCACGGCCTCGTGCCCGCCGATTTCTACGAAGACGTGCGCGCCGGGTTCCATCGCGCGCCCATGGCGGTGCGCATCTCCCCGTACATGATCGCGTCGATCGATTGGAGCGATCCATACAAGGATCCGATCCGCACGCAGTTCCTGCCGCTCGCCTCGCGCCTGCTGCCGGATCATCCGCGCCTTTCGCTTGACTCGCTGCACGAACAAGAGGACGCACCCGTACCGGGACTCGTGCATCGCTACGTCGACAAGGCGCTGTTCTTACCGACCAACATGTGCCCGGTGTACTGCCGCTTCTGCACGCGCTCGTACGCGATCGGCGGCGACACGGATATGGTGGAAAAAGCCCAGCTCGCCACCGATCCGAAACGATGGAAGCGCGCCTACGAATACATCGCCTCGCGCCCAGAGCTTCAGGATATCGTCCTCTCCGGGGGCGACGCGTATCAATTGCCGGCCAAAAGCCTGAAGCTCATCGGCGAGGCGCTGCTGGCGATTCCGAACGTAAGGCGCATCCGCGTCGCGACCAAAGGCCCGGCGGTCATGCCCATGAAGATCCTCACCGACGCCGCCTGGACGGATGCGCTGGAATCCATCGTCGAACAGGGCCGCAAAGTCGGCAAGGACGTCGTCTTGCACACCCATTTCAATCACCCCAACGAGATCACGTGGATCACCGAGAAGGCGATGCAGGTGCTCTTCGAGCGCGCCATCCACGTGCGCAACCAATCGGTGCTGATCCGCGGCGTGAACGACGACGAACACACTATGCGCCTGCTCGTCAAACGCTTGGGCTATCTCAACGTGCACCCGTACTATGTGTACATGCACGACATGGTCAAGGGCGTCGAGGACCTGCGCACCACCGTGCAGACCGCCATCGACATCGAGAAGCACGTGCGCGGCTGGACGGCGGGCTACAACACGCCGACCTTCGTGTGCGACGCGCCGGGCGGCGGCGGCAAGCGCGACGTGCATAGTTTCGACCACTACGACCGCGAGAACGGGATCGCCGTGTACAGCGCGCCGAGCGTCAAGCCCGACCAATGGTTCCTGTATTTCGACCCCATCGATCGACTGGGCGCAGCTGCGCAAAAGCGCTGGCAAGATCCCAAGGAACAAAACGAGATGGTCCGCGCCGCCATCGCCGCAGCCGCTTAG
- a CDS encoding VOC family protein, producing MATRFLGFDHVDTRVPSLAAVESFYDKLMPALGLARKRYANEIADGEWDYLEAGAAHNVVEYYEEASKGRAAFFIGFIEDASMTATKTRIAFRVGSPDHIGNWSELLSTIGARNIEPSASAAYPAIFFEDPAGTKLEVVARLPE from the coding sequence ATGGCCACCAGATTCTTGGGATTCGACCACGTGGACACGCGCGTGCCGTCGCTCGCCGCGGTCGAATCGTTCTACGACAAGCTCATGCCGGCGCTCGGCTTAGCCCGAAAACGTTATGCCAACGAGATCGCCGACGGCGAGTGGGACTACCTCGAAGCCGGCGCAGCGCACAACGTCGTCGAGTATTACGAGGAGGCTTCCAAGGGCCGGGCTGCCTTCTTCATCGGCTTCATCGAAGACGCGTCGATGACAGCCACCAAGACCCGTATCGCGTTTCGCGTCGGGTCACCCGATCATATAGGCAATTGGTCCGAGCTGCTGAGCACGATCGGCGCCCGCAACATCGAGCCCTCGGCGTCCGCCGCTTATCCGGCGATTTTTTTCGAAGACCCGGCGGGCACCAAGCTCGAAGTTGTGGCCCGGCTTCCGGAGTAA
- a CDS encoding GyrI-like domain-containing protein — protein MAYDFEVRDVPAQPALFIRHTCKQAELGLVMAKLFPEVGARIKAIGAQAAGMPFCRYTSWRDQDCDIEAGMTVAAPAQGTDRVIAGQLGGVSAACTVHTGPYEGLQDAHSAAAQWVVDNGKEVAGGPWEVYANDPGQVKDPKLFKTEIYWPIK, from the coding sequence ATGGCATACGACTTCGAAGTCCGCGACGTGCCGGCGCAGCCGGCATTGTTCATCCGCCACACGTGCAAGCAGGCCGAACTCGGCTTGGTCATGGCCAAGCTGTTTCCGGAGGTCGGCGCGCGCATCAAAGCGATTGGCGCCCAAGCCGCGGGCATGCCTTTTTGCCGCTATACCTCGTGGCGCGATCAAGACTGCGACATCGAAGCCGGCATGACGGTGGCGGCGCCCGCGCAAGGCACCGATCGCGTTATTGCAGGCCAACTGGGCGGCGTCAGCGCCGCCTGCACCGTTCATACGGGGCCATACGAGGGGCTTCAAGACGCGCACAGCGCGGCGGCGCAGTGGGTCGTCGACAACGGCAAGGAGGTCGCAGGCGGGCCGTGGGAGGTCTACGCCAACGACCCCGGTCAAGTGAAGGACCCCAAACTCTTCAAGACCGAGATCTACTGGCCGATCAAATAA
- a CDS encoding metal/formaldehyde-sensitive transcriptional repressor produces the protein MSHTVRKKNKLLHRARRIRGQVEAIERALGEEAECGAVLQRIAAARGALDSLMSEVLEDHVRLHILNPSMHGRREAADELVDVLRSYLK, from the coding sequence ATGAGCCACACCGTACGCAAGAAAAACAAACTGTTGCACCGAGCGCGGCGGATCCGCGGCCAGGTCGAGGCGATCGAGCGGGCTTTGGGGGAAGAGGCCGAGTGCGGCGCCGTTCTCCAACGCATCGCGGCGGCGCGCGGTGCGCTCGACAGTCTCATGTCCGAGGTGCTCGAAGATCACGTCCGCCTGCATATCCTCAACCCGAGCATGCACGGCCGGCGCGAGGCGGCCGATGAACTCGTAGACGTCTTGCGGTCCTACCTCAAGTAG
- a CDS encoding GTP-binding protein has translation MAKEKYQRNKPHVNIGTIGHVDHGKTTLTAAITKVLAEAGTGTKKL, from the coding sequence ATGGCAAAGGAAAAATATCAGCGCAATAAGCCGCACGTGAACATCGGCACGATCGGTCACGTGGACCACGGCAAGACGACGCTGACGGCGGCGATCACCAAAGTGCTGGCCGAGGCGGGCACGGGTACCAAGAAATTG